From the Ascaphus truei isolate aAscTru1 chromosome 15, aAscTru1.hap1, whole genome shotgun sequence genome, one window contains:
- the LOC142466783 gene encoding uncharacterized protein LOC142466783, which produces MEKMRTEQSCNIPINMTENASFNQSRQLINNVTASHSQKCILAAATGKDLGESGNSLTWLSDQNAQKRTQTSERRHVCGECGKGFSQLSGLDTHNRTHTGEKPYVCGECGKGFRQLSHLNRHKRTHTGERPHGCRECGKEFNDSSSLNKHKRTHTGERPHLCGECGKGFSQLSDLDIHNRTHTGEKPYVCGECGKGFSQLSHLNRHKRTHTGERPHGCRECGKGFSHSSSLNKHKRTHTGERPYVCGECGKGFSRLYSLITHKRTHTGERPHVCGECGKGFSVSSNLNRHKRTHTWERPHVCGE; this is translated from the coding sequence atggaaaagatgaggacagaacaatcttgcaacattccaattaatatgacagaaaatgcatctttcaaccagtcaaggcaattaataaacaatgtaactgcttctcattcccAAAAATGTATATTAGCAGCAGCCACcggaaaagatcttggagaaagtgggaaTAGTCTTACTTGGTTATCAGATCAGAACGCGCAGAAGAGAACACAGACCAGTGAGAGAcggcatgtatgtggggaatgtgggaagggatttagtcagttatccggcctggacacacacaacaggacacacacaggggagaaaccgtatgtatgtggggaatgtgggaagggatttcgtcagttatcccacctgaacagacacaagaggacacatacaggggaaAGACCGCATGGATGTAGGGAATGTGGGAAGGAATTTAATGACTCATCCAGCCTGAACaaacacaagagaacacacacaggtgagagaccgcatttatgtggggaatgtgggaagggatttagtcagttatccgaCCTGGACATACacaacaggacacacacaggggagaaaccgtatgtatgtggggaatgtgggaagggatttagtcagttatcccacctgaacagacacaagaggacacatacaggggagagaccgcatggatgtagggaatgtgggaagggatttagtcactcATCCAGTCTGAACaaacacaagagaacacacacaggggagagaccgtatgtatgtggggaatgtggaaagggatttagtcggttatacAGCCTgatcacacacaagaggacacatacaggggagagaccgcatgtatgtggggaatgtgggaagggatttagtgtttCATCCAACCtgaacagacacaagaggacacacacatgggagagaccgcatgtatgtggggaatga